From a region of the Halomonas sp. HL-93 genome:
- a CDS encoding FKBP-type peptidyl-prolyl cis-trans isomerase, producing the protein MQIAQNSVVAFHYTLTNDEGEVLDSSEGREPLTYLHGSGNIIPGLEKELEGHGAGEKLNVKVTPEEGYGEVQEQLMQEVPRDAFQGVESVEPGMQFQAQTQGGPLMVTVKKVEGDTVVVDGNHPLAGQHLNFDVEIAEVREASEEEVEHGHVHGEGGVEH; encoded by the coding sequence ATGCAAATTGCGCAAAACTCGGTTGTCGCGTTCCACTACACCTTAACCAATGATGAGGGTGAAGTGCTAGACAGTTCCGAAGGCCGTGAGCCACTCACCTACCTCCATGGTTCAGGCAATATTATTCCTGGCCTGGAAAAAGAGCTTGAAGGCCACGGTGCTGGCGAAAAGCTGAACGTTAAAGTGACCCCGGAAGAGGGTTACGGCGAAGTTCAGGAACAGCTCATGCAAGAAGTTCCGCGCGATGCTTTCCAAGGTGTTGAAAGCGTCGAGCCGGGCATGCAGTTCCAGGCGCAGACCCAAGGCGGCCCGCTAATGGTTACCGTTAAGAAAGTCGAAGGCGACACCGTCGTCGTCGACGGCAACCATCCGCTAGCCGGTCAGCACCTCAACTTTGACGTTGAAATCGCCGAAGTACGCGAAGCCAGCGAAGAAGAAGTTGAGCACGGCCATGTTCACGGCGAAGGCGGCGTAGAGCACTAA
- the nikR gene encoding nickel-responsive transcriptional regulator NikR produces MQRVTVTLDEELLAEVDTLMRERGYQNRSEAIRDLARSGLNQVKQEAAPETPCMGALVYVYDHAARELSKRLTRHSHDHHDLTLSTLHVHINHDSCLEVALLKGQGAALKQFAAEVTSSRSVRHGQLVLIPEE; encoded by the coding sequence ATGCAGCGAGTAACGGTAACGCTTGACGAAGAATTGCTGGCAGAAGTGGATACGCTAATGCGTGAGCGGGGCTATCAGAATCGCTCGGAAGCGATCCGCGATTTAGCCCGCAGTGGACTCAATCAGGTGAAGCAAGAAGCGGCCCCCGAGACGCCCTGTATGGGAGCGCTGGTATATGTCTATGACCACGCCGCGCGTGAGCTTTCCAAGCGCTTAACCCGGCATTCCCATGACCATCACGACCTGACGCTGTCGACGCTTCACGTGCATATTAATCACGACAGCTGCCTGGAGGTAGCGCTATTGAAGGGGCAGGGTGCAGCGCTCAAACAGTTCGCTGCCGAGGTGACCTCATCGCGCAGCGTTCGTCACGGCCAACTGGTATTGATTCCTGAGGAGTAA
- a CDS encoding ABC transporter substrate-binding protein, producing MSLPSKAILLGLALGCVTGANAAEAKQQLVLAIGGEPEQGFDPLLGWGQYGNPLFQSTLLSRGRDLSPQPQVATDWSLSEDRLTWTLTLRDDIRFADGTRLTADDVAFTFNAAAEAGGRADLSALESAEAIDSQTVTLTLREPRITFIDQLMTLGIVPSAARDNGYDDNYGRDPLGSGPYRLVEWQEGEQLIVERNPHFYGPTPPFERLVFLFTGEDTTLNAVRAGEVDLAALPPALANRLPSHMRRVVMESVDNRGILFPMQPDNGETADNGAPIGNDVTADIAIRQAINLALDRDTLVDVALEGYGRPAFGPADGLPWSDSDETLDAPDLERAAALLDNAGWHQSDDNLREKDGQPARFKLTYPAGDTTRQRLAEISAQMVRPLGIEMQPTARHWDEIQRKALHQDAVVMGFGSHSPQEIYYLYHSQHSGNGFYNSGFYANPSVDDHLGDAQQAASAEQAAEHWQAAQWDGDTGYGVRGEATWAWMVNLEHVYTADRCLDLGTLGVAPHGHGWPVTANLLDWRWTCD from the coding sequence ATGTCTCTCCCCTCCAAGGCTATTCTACTTGGCTTGGCGCTTGGTTGCGTCACCGGGGCGAACGCCGCCGAGGCAAAACAGCAGCTCGTGTTGGCCATTGGCGGAGAGCCGGAACAAGGCTTCGACCCGCTGCTCGGCTGGGGGCAGTATGGCAACCCGCTATTTCAATCGACATTGCTCTCGCGGGGTCGCGACTTATCCCCGCAGCCACAAGTGGCCACCGACTGGTCGCTGTCCGAGGACCGTCTGACCTGGACGCTGACGCTGCGCGATGACATTCGTTTTGCCGATGGTACCCGACTTACCGCCGACGATGTCGCCTTTACCTTTAATGCCGCCGCCGAGGCCGGTGGCCGGGCTGACCTCAGCGCGCTTGAAAGCGCCGAGGCCATCGACTCACAAACCGTCACTCTGACGCTGCGCGAGCCACGCATTACCTTTATCGACCAGCTAATGACCCTAGGCATCGTCCCCAGCGCCGCGCGCGACAACGGCTACGACGATAACTATGGCCGCGACCCGCTAGGTTCCGGGCCGTATCGACTGGTGGAGTGGCAAGAGGGCGAGCAACTGATTGTCGAGCGTAACCCACACTTTTATGGCCCCACGCCGCCGTTTGAGCGGCTGGTGTTTTTGTTCACCGGCGAGGATACCACCCTGAATGCCGTTCGCGCAGGTGAAGTGGACCTGGCCGCCCTGCCGCCTGCACTTGCTAACCGGTTGCCCTCGCACATGCGCCGCGTGGTGATGGAGAGCGTCGATAACCGCGGCATTTTATTTCCCATGCAGCCCGACAACGGCGAAACCGCGGATAACGGCGCGCCCATCGGCAATGATGTCACTGCCGATATTGCCATTCGCCAAGCAATCAACCTGGCGCTCGACCGCGACACCCTGGTGGATGTGGCGCTCGAAGGCTACGGCCGTCCGGCGTTTGGCCCCGCCGACGGCCTGCCGTGGAGCGACTCCGACGAAACGCTGGATGCCCCCGATCTCGAACGTGCAGCGGCGTTACTCGACAACGCCGGCTGGCACCAAAGCGACGACAACCTGCGCGAAAAAGACGGCCAGCCAGCCCGCTTCAAGCTGACCTACCCCGCCGGCGACACCACCCGGCAACGGCTGGCGGAAATTAGCGCGCAAATGGTCCGCCCGCTGGGCATCGAGATGCAACCTACCGCCCGCCACTGGGACGAGATACAGCGCAAAGCCCTCCACCAAGATGCGGTGGTGATGGGATTTGGCAGCCATAGTCCTCAAGAGATTTATTACCTGTACCACAGCCAGCATAGCGGCAACGGCTTTTACAACAGCGGCTTTTACGCCAACCCCAGCGTGGACGACCACCTGGGTGACGCCCAGCAAGCCGCCAGTGCAGAACAGGCCGCGGAGCACTGGCAAGCCGCCCAGTGGGACGGCGACACCGGCTACGGCGTGCGCGGTGAGGCCACCTGGGCGTGGATGGTCAACCTGGAACACGTTTACACCGCCGACCGATGCCTCGACCTTGGCACCCTGGGCGTTGCCCCCCACGGCCACGGCTGGCCGGTTACCGCTAACCTGCTCGACTGGCGCTGGACGTGCGACTAA
- a CDS encoding ABC transporter permease — MRLIAFVAVRLLRLALVLVCVAAVSFGLMMLSPIDPVDAYLGPQMAQVSPEQRALIAERWGFDAPPVVQFGHWMSQLLHGDLGISHIYNQPVSEVIGQRFQRSIALLGSAWLLATLLGFALGIIAGAKEGSMLDRVISTYAYFTASTPAFWLAMLLLLLFSVYLGWTPVCCAGPTGTRSQDVDLVTRLHHLILPVATLALLGIANITLHTRTRMIALMHSSIATHAFAQGASRLDIAWRHGIRHASLPALTLSLASLGELFGGSVLVEQVFAYPGLGQATVAAGLRSDVPLLLGIAMFTALFVSIGNLLADTLYALIDPRMQKVPQ, encoded by the coding sequence GTGCGACTAATCGCCTTCGTGGCCGTTCGCCTGCTGCGCCTCGCGCTGGTGCTGGTGTGCGTGGCGGCGGTGTCGTTTGGCTTGATGATGCTGTCACCCATCGACCCGGTGGACGCTTATCTGGGGCCACAAATGGCGCAGGTAAGTCCCGAACAACGGGCGCTGATTGCCGAACGTTGGGGGTTTGACGCGCCCCCCGTGGTTCAGTTTGGCCACTGGATGAGCCAACTTCTGCACGGTGACCTGGGCATCAGCCATATCTATAACCAACCGGTGAGCGAAGTAATCGGCCAGCGCTTTCAACGCTCTATCGCCCTGCTCGGCAGCGCCTGGCTGCTTGCCACGCTGCTAGGGTTCGCCCTGGGGATCATCGCCGGTGCCAAAGAGGGCTCCATGTTAGACCGTGTGATCAGCACCTACGCCTACTTCACCGCCTCGACCCCCGCCTTTTGGCTGGCCATGCTACTGCTGCTGCTATTTTCAGTTTACCTGGGCTGGACGCCGGTGTGCTGCGCTGGCCCCACCGGTACCCGAAGCCAGGACGTCGACCTTGTCACCCGGCTTCACCACCTCATACTGCCGGTGGCAACGCTTGCCTTACTGGGCATTGCCAACATAACCCTACATACCCGCACGCGCATGATCGCGCTAATGCACTCCAGTATTGCCACACATGCCTTTGCCCAAGGCGCCAGCCGGTTAGATATTGCCTGGCGGCACGGCATCCGCCATGCCAGCCTGCCCGCTTTGACCCTTTCGCTGGCCTCGTTGGGTGAACTGTTTGGCGGCTCGGTACTCGTCGAGCAAGTGTTCGCCTACCCAGGCCTGGGGCAAGCAACCGTCGCCGCTGGGCTGCGTAGCGATGTGCCCCTATTGCTGGGCATTGCGATGTTTACCGCGCTGTTCGTAAGCATCGGTAACTTACTCGCCGATACGCTCTACGCGCTCATTGACCCGCGCATGCAAAAGGTACCGCAATGA
- a CDS encoding ABC transporter permease, which yields MSRAQPRRDVLWLGSVMVLMLVALLSSRWLLGDIPGQMQFDARLAPPSLNHWLGTDALGRELWARTLAGLSLSIGVGSLAALLGSVIALSLAVIATLNSKLDALVSLLIDTLLSVPHLILLLLIAFALGGGTHAVIIAVAVTHWPRLARLLRAELLQLRHAPYIAMSRALGKSRRFIVVYHCLPHVLPQCVVGALLLFPHAILHEAALTFLGVGLDPSQPAIGVLLADAMRYLSDGVWWLGVFPGLGLLLVVLGLERLSSHLRQAL from the coding sequence ATGAGCCGCGCGCAACCCCGGCGCGATGTACTGTGGCTCGGCAGTGTCATGGTGCTGATGCTTGTCGCGCTACTCAGCAGCCGCTGGCTGCTCGGCGACATACCCGGTCAGATGCAGTTTGACGCTCGCTTGGCGCCCCCAAGCCTCAACCACTGGCTGGGCACTGATGCTCTGGGCCGCGAACTCTGGGCGCGCACGCTGGCGGGGCTAAGCCTGAGCATTGGCGTTGGCAGCCTGGCGGCGCTGCTGGGCAGCGTGATTGCATTGAGTCTCGCGGTTATCGCCACGCTTAATAGCAAGCTCGACGCCTTGGTGAGTCTGTTGATCGATACGCTGCTCAGTGTGCCGCATTTGATTTTGTTACTGCTGATTGCGTTCGCGTTAGGCGGCGGTACCCACGCGGTGATTATCGCCGTGGCGGTCACCCACTGGCCGCGCCTGGCGCGTCTACTACGCGCCGAGCTACTGCAGCTTCGCCATGCTCCCTATATCGCCATGTCCCGGGCGCTGGGTAAGTCACGACGCTTTATCGTGGTCTATCACTGTCTGCCCCACGTGCTGCCCCAATGCGTGGTAGGGGCGCTACTGCTGTTTCCACACGCTATTTTGCACGAAGCCGCGCTGACCTTTTTAGGCGTGGGGTTGGACCCCAGCCAGCCCGCCATTGGCGTATTGCTGGCCGACGCCATGCGCTATTTAAGCGACGGGGTTTGGTGGCTGGGCGTATTTCCCGGGCTTGGGCTGCTGCTGGTGGTCCTTGGCCTTGAACGGCTTTCCAGCCATCTGCGCCAGGCGCTGTGA
- a CDS encoding ATP-binding cassette domain-containing protein translates to MLSIENVTLQLPYYANWWQRRWATCLDSLSMNVTRGEVHAVVGASGAGKSLLAHAVMGLLPKNAKLTGELTYQQAPLTAQRQRQLRGRELALIPQSLDALDPLVRSQRQVSWAAHRAGHARGNAWQAAGNALDHYQLDAHARHAFPHQLSGGMARRVLTAMAHVSHAQLIIADEPSVGLDPVQRDRVLNALRALAEQGKAVIIITHDLRHALRIADQVSLMRDGRGIETAPAHAFAGAGHALTSPYARALWQALPDNQFSTPERAPQESQVA, encoded by the coding sequence ATGCTGTCGATCGAAAACGTAACCCTACAACTGCCCTATTACGCCAACTGGTGGCAGCGCCGCTGGGCCACCTGCCTGGACAGCCTAAGCATGAACGTTACCCGCGGTGAGGTGCACGCGGTGGTGGGCGCCTCGGGAGCCGGCAAAAGCCTGCTAGCCCACGCAGTCATGGGGCTGCTGCCCAAAAACGCCAAACTAACCGGCGAGCTTACCTATCAGCAGGCACCACTGACCGCCCAGCGCCAGCGCCAACTACGCGGGCGCGAGCTGGCATTGATTCCCCAGTCGCTCGACGCCCTCGACCCCTTGGTGCGCAGCCAGCGCCAGGTCAGCTGGGCGGCCCACCGCGCAGGGCACGCCAGGGGCAATGCCTGGCAAGCCGCAGGAAACGCACTCGACCATTACCAGTTAGACGCACACGCCCGGCACGCCTTTCCCCACCAGCTCTCCGGCGGCATGGCCCGGCGTGTGTTAACAGCCATGGCCCACGTGAGCCATGCACAGCTGATCATTGCTGATGAGCCCAGCGTCGGGCTCGACCCTGTGCAGCGCGACCGGGTGTTAAACGCCCTACGCGCGCTGGCCGAACAAGGCAAGGCGGTGATCATCATTACCCACGATTTACGCCACGCGCTGCGCATCGCCGACCAGGTGAGCCTGATGCGCGACGGGCGGGGCATTGAAACCGCGCCTGCCCACGCCTTTGCAGGCGCGGGCCACGCCCTGACAAGCCCCTACGCCCGTGCGCTATGGCAAGCCTTACCCGACAACCAATTCAGCACGCCAGAGCGCGCCCCCCAGGAGAGCCAGGTTGCTTAA
- a CDS encoding ABC transporter ATP-binding protein — MLNAHHLRASFANQPPILDDVSLSLAPGEWVGLNGDSGAGKSTLGKLLAGHLMPQAGYVEVDGAALPARGLRPVQWLPQSPELTVTPRWRVKRILEEAWTPPDALREAFGIEPGWLNRYPQALSGGELQRVNVLRALVPGVRYLVADEISSMLDPLTQLALWQALRQVAEARGLGVLVISHDEALLKRLCTRRLRLSEGRLHGAQSATAKAPQATSR; from the coding sequence TTGCTTAACGCGCACCATTTGCGAGCAAGCTTTGCCAACCAGCCGCCGATTCTTGATGACGTATCGCTTTCGTTGGCGCCGGGCGAATGGGTTGGGCTTAACGGCGATTCCGGTGCGGGCAAGTCGACCCTGGGCAAACTACTGGCAGGGCATCTTATGCCCCAGGCGGGCTATGTGGAGGTTGATGGCGCCGCATTACCGGCACGCGGCTTACGGCCGGTGCAATGGCTGCCGCAATCACCGGAGCTGACAGTGACCCCCCGCTGGCGGGTCAAGCGCATTTTGGAGGAAGCCTGGACGCCGCCCGACGCATTGCGCGAGGCGTTTGGGATTGAACCCGGCTGGCTGAACCGATACCCCCAGGCACTATCCGGCGGCGAATTGCAGCGGGTAAACGTCCTGCGGGCGCTCGTGCCGGGGGTGCGCTACCTGGTGGCCGACGAGATTTCCAGCATGCTCGACCCGCTCACCCAGCTCGCACTGTGGCAGGCGCTACGCCAAGTGGCCGAAGCCCGAGGGTTGGGCGTGCTGGTCATCAGCCACGACGAAGCACTACTTAAGCGCCTATGCACTCGCCGTCTGCGGCTTAGCGAGGGGCGTCTGCACGGCGCTCAAAGCGCCACAGCGAAAGCGCCACAAGCAACGTCACGCTAA
- a CDS encoding MFS transporter, with amino-acid sequence MIEAHTRAWWRATFALCLGSFLVFINLYAPQPLLPGLKEAYGVSTLGVSLLMSVSTLSLAFALLVFGPLSDAIGREGIMRITLLLAGGCSLALAFAPTFESLLALRLVQGFVLGGLPAVAIAWMGDEFDKPALLSAVGLYIGANSLGGISGRVVGGAAADIGGPTAAFITVGVLTLLGGALFWRLLPTSQAFRPQRFQLRIALSDLAGHLRTPVLLAAYALGGINFLIFINQYSYITFRLADAPYQLAASSLGLIFLTYLGGTLGSTLSGRLAKRFSPAACMSAGVMILMLGTAITLADSLLLIIVGLTVNAFGFFMAHSLASSWVGRYAQGARGSASALYLVFYYVGASLGGFWLEPFWQWAGWQGVALASWLLLSVTLLVALSLWRFERRADAPR; translated from the coding sequence ATGATTGAAGCCCATACGCGCGCCTGGTGGCGCGCTACGTTTGCCCTGTGTTTGGGCTCCTTTCTGGTGTTTATCAATCTTTATGCCCCGCAGCCGCTGCTGCCGGGGCTTAAAGAGGCCTATGGCGTGTCTACCCTGGGCGTTAGTTTGTTGATGTCGGTATCGACACTGTCGCTGGCGTTCGCGCTGCTGGTATTCGGGCCGCTTTCCGATGCCATTGGCCGCGAAGGCATTATGCGCATTACCCTGCTGCTGGCCGGTGGCTGCTCGCTGGCCCTGGCGTTTGCCCCTACCTTTGAAAGCCTTTTAGCGCTGCGCTTGGTGCAGGGCTTTGTGCTGGGTGGCTTGCCTGCCGTGGCGATTGCCTGGATGGGCGATGAGTTTGATAAGCCGGCGCTGTTAAGTGCGGTGGGGCTGTATATTGGCGCCAATTCGCTGGGCGGCATCAGCGGGCGCGTGGTGGGTGGCGCGGCAGCCGATATTGGTGGGCCAACGGCGGCGTTTATCACCGTGGGGGTGCTAACGCTGCTGGGCGGCGCGTTGTTCTGGCGCCTGCTGCCGACCAGCCAGGCGTTTCGCCCGCAGCGCTTTCAACTGCGCATTGCGCTGAGTGATCTTGCCGGGCATTTGCGTACCCCGGTATTGCTCGCCGCTTATGCGCTGGGTGGCATCAATTTTCTGATTTTTATCAATCAATACAGCTATATCACGTTTCGGCTTGCAGACGCGCCTTACCAGTTGGCCGCGAGCAGTCTGGGGTTGATTTTTTTGACCTACCTGGGCGGTACCCTGGGCTCTACGCTTTCCGGGCGGCTGGCCAAGCGGTTTTCACCGGCAGCCTGTATGAGCGCCGGGGTGATGATTTTAATGCTGGGCACGGCGATAACGCTGGCCGATTCTCTGCTATTAATTATTGTTGGGCTGACCGTTAATGCCTTTGGGTTTTTTATGGCCCATTCGCTGGCGTCCAGTTGGGTGGGGCGTTACGCCCAGGGCGCGCGGGGCAGCGCCTCGGCGTTGTATCTAGTGTTTTACTACGTGGGCGCAAGCCTGGGTGGTTTTTGGCTGGAACCGTTCTGGCAATGGGCGGGCTGGCAAGGCGTGGCGCTCGCTTCGTGGCTGCTGCTTAGCGTGACGTTGCTTGTGGCGCTTTCGCTGTGGCGCTTTGAGCGCCGTGCAGACGCCCCTCGCTAA
- a CDS encoding NlpC/P60 family protein has translation MLSGCAGNAPQDDAPDDYFARSLPGLPADWEAQMSPHDGDNAAFGDWQGSPIEQVREALLSQHEEWVGTPYRLGGTSQRGIDCSALVRNIFRDTFELDLPRSTRGQIHEGRSIDRQSLRAGDLVFFRPPGAYDHVGIYVGDGHFLHASTSKGVIISSLDNSYWNRYYWQSRRPLAPSHLAKLNDTPQTSASRSM, from the coding sequence ATGCTAAGCGGCTGTGCCGGTAACGCACCTCAAGACGACGCGCCCGATGACTATTTTGCCCGCTCGCTGCCGGGGTTGCCTGCCGACTGGGAAGCGCAGATGTCGCCCCACGATGGAGACAATGCAGCGTTCGGCGACTGGCAGGGTTCTCCCATCGAGCAAGTGCGTGAGGCGCTGTTGTCGCAGCACGAGGAGTGGGTGGGAACGCCGTACCGGCTTGGTGGTACCAGTCAGCGTGGTATCGATTGCTCGGCACTGGTACGTAATATTTTCCGCGATACGTTTGAATTGGATCTGCCGCGCTCCACCCGTGGGCAAATTCACGAGGGACGCTCGATCGACCGCCAATCATTGCGGGCAGGCGATCTGGTCTTCTTCCGCCCACCGGGGGCGTATGACCATGTGGGCATCTATGTTGGCGACGGGCATTTCTTGCATGCCTCTACCTCCAAGGGTGTGATTATCTCGAGCCTGGATAATAGCTACTGGAACCGCTATTACTGGCAGTCGCGGCGGCCGTTAGCGCCCTCGCACCTGGCAAAGCTGAATGACACGCCGCAAACCAGCGCCTCCCGGTCGATGTAA
- a CDS encoding DUF1266 domain-containing protein: MGDALHAWWAQQLVLCDWHFTPHPLSVDAGAAEQRLLGQGITHRGELAEQWLEALHAPAGEADQLLAALEWAALAGAAGWISPAQASDWACCVMQRINRDYRDLRGWLGDVRRSLGVRGWATGADDRFIDACQVLSDSEAEGAGVTWEMFEAALRQYGQVTLWPTAPVAQPWRLCALFRPVLHYPASTADWPDAASWLNTAWEINDRDELLTGLLWLGAQGERQRWDVEARDLLAMDAAQRQEWQRNARAESRHAGVLCRFVNEGEPLEWAAWDWMRLVELAWAGACSGWLSQTEADAFAAHAAELLQRRYHDWRAVVTAYRRGHSLFDGMDRRDMTPPKRETMLLNGMFSPWQVAVDHLLSAETQAASRALLSQWRDTPHHWLLALAGVREPDAMLRLANPSIPISEAQRAEAGEYLDGTLGMHADEGASAMARYWLPAQAHHLNQLAADAAHGVMPPSATLFGQPDFPINTQRQALKSVSRHAATIHMAEKFAFYLHMALNSELLEPEPLLDYARSLRNCLCRFYPNAKRLLEAWLAWEHCLPESEHASLCNEIAWHLEDPGSLFHWLEWRVEAWSEPSERPTLSQFTAMSLVGPLNSAVWSEPQRESARECAEIREWVESHYHLASADDMQTFLTSMLEAGDRQEYQINYAPYTLNTQRLDAEIAILESGDCGEEDRHHLLRLRRVRDNEDGCNEVDMAAWDIAQLVDLAIAGRQLGWLSSAAFADVLSRAYQLAADHYAGWQDYAAGMYAGFSFFMGETPERESFLASFRQALVAWLCAAPILAGPWASLDFPGKKPRHFAPLHIDTLPGDQRTLH; this comes from the coding sequence TTGGGTGACGCGTTACATGCTTGGTGGGCACAGCAGTTGGTGCTTTGCGATTGGCATTTTACGCCGCATCCTTTGTCGGTGGATGCGGGGGCAGCGGAGCAGCGTTTGTTGGGTCAGGGGATCACCCACCGGGGTGAGCTGGCCGAGCAATGGCTGGAGGCGCTGCATGCCCCCGCGGGCGAGGCCGACCAGCTGCTGGCGGCGCTTGAGTGGGCGGCGTTGGCGGGAGCGGCGGGCTGGATAAGCCCCGCGCAAGCCAGCGATTGGGCCTGCTGCGTGATGCAGCGTATCAACCGCGATTACCGCGACCTGCGTGGCTGGTTGGGCGATGTTCGCCGTTCGCTGGGTGTCCGTGGCTGGGCCACCGGGGCCGATGACCGTTTTATTGACGCCTGCCAAGTGCTCTCGGATTCAGAAGCCGAGGGGGCGGGGGTTACCTGGGAGATGTTTGAAGCGGCGCTGCGCCAATATGGCCAAGTGACGCTATGGCCGACCGCCCCCGTGGCCCAGCCTTGGCGGCTGTGTGCGTTGTTCCGTCCGGTGCTGCATTACCCGGCAAGCACGGCGGATTGGCCGGACGCAGCCAGTTGGCTCAACACCGCCTGGGAAATTAACGATCGCGACGAGTTGCTTACCGGGCTGCTTTGGCTGGGGGCGCAGGGCGAACGCCAGCGTTGGGACGTTGAAGCCCGCGACTTACTCGCCATGGATGCCGCCCAACGTCAGGAATGGCAGCGTAATGCCCGGGCCGAGTCTCGTCATGCAGGCGTGCTATGCCGTTTTGTCAATGAAGGCGAGCCGTTGGAATGGGCCGCGTGGGATTGGATGCGGCTTGTCGAACTGGCCTGGGCCGGGGCGTGCAGCGGCTGGCTGAGCCAGACAGAGGCGGATGCCTTTGCCGCCCATGCGGCCGAGCTACTTCAGCGCCGTTACCACGACTGGCGAGCGGTGGTCACCGCTTACCGCCGGGGCCACAGTTTGTTTGACGGCATGGACCGCCGTGACATGACGCCGCCCAAGCGTGAAACCATGCTGCTAAACGGGATGTTTAGTCCTTGGCAGGTTGCGGTGGACCACCTGCTGAGCGCCGAGACGCAAGCGGCCTCGCGGGCCCTGCTTAGCCAATGGCGCGATACGCCGCACCACTGGCTGCTGGCGCTGGCGGGCGTTCGCGAGCCAGACGCCATGCTGCGCCTCGCCAATCCCAGCATACCGATTAGCGAAGCCCAGCGTGCCGAGGCTGGCGAATACCTGGATGGCACCTTAGGCATGCATGCCGATGAGGGCGCGTCAGCCATGGCCCGCTATTGGCTGCCTGCCCAGGCGCATCACTTAAACCAGCTTGCTGCGGATGCCGCCCACGGCGTGATGCCGCCTTCTGCCACGCTGTTTGGCCAGCCGGATTTTCCGATTAATACCCAACGCCAGGCGTTAAAGAGCGTCAGCCGTCATGCGGCCACCATCCATATGGCGGAAAAATTCGCCTTTTACCTGCACATGGCACTTAACAGCGAATTGCTCGAGCCCGAACCGTTACTCGACTATGCGCGCTCGCTACGCAATTGTTTATGCCGCTTTTACCCTAATGCCAAACGCTTGTTAGAAGCTTGGCTGGCTTGGGAACACTGCCTGCCGGAGAGCGAGCACGCCTCGCTGTGCAATGAAATTGCCTGGCATTTGGAAGACCCCGGCAGCCTGTTTCACTGGTTAGAGTGGCGGGTCGAGGCGTGGAGCGAACCCAGTGAGCGGCCAACGCTTAGCCAATTTACCGCCATGTCGTTGGTGGGACCGCTGAACAGCGCCGTTTGGAGTGAGCCGCAGCGGGAAAGCGCGCGTGAATGTGCCGAGATTCGTGAGTGGGTGGAAAGCCATTACCACCTTGCCAGTGCCGATGACATGCAGACGTTTTTAACCTCCATGCTAGAGGCGGGCGACCGTCAGGAATACCAAATCAACTACGCCCCCTACACGCTCAATACCCAGCGGTTGGACGCCGAGATTGCCATTTTGGAGTCCGGCGATTGCGGCGAAGAGGATCGCCACCACCTGCTGCGGCTGCGCCGCGTGCGCGATAATGAAGACGGCTGCAACGAAGTGGATATGGCGGCCTGGGATATCGCCCAGCTGGTTGATCTGGCCATTGCCGGGCGTCAGCTTGGCTGGCTTTCATCCGCTGCCTTTGCCGATGTACTTTCGCGTGCCTATCAACTGGCCGCGGATCACTATGCCGGCTGGCAGGATTACGCCGCTGGCATGTACGCTGGTTTTTCGTTTTTTATGGGCGAAACCCCCGAGCGAGAGAGCTTTTTAGCCAGTTTTCGGCAGGCGTTGGTGGCCTGGCTGTGTGCGGCCCCGATACTCGCCGGACCATGGGCGAGCCTGGATTTTCCCGGTAAAAAGCCACGGCATTTTGCACCGCTGCATATCGATACATTGCCCGGCGACCAGCGCACGTTACATTGA